A single region of the Micropterus dolomieu isolate WLL.071019.BEF.003 ecotype Adirondacks linkage group LG18, ASM2129224v1, whole genome shotgun sequence genome encodes:
- the LOC123987208 gene encoding potassium voltage-gated channel subfamily KQT member 2-like isoform X2 encodes MEPSLEDSPSKVPKSWSFGERSRTRQAFRIRGAASRQNSEEASLPGEDMADDNKSCHCEFVPQDLTPGLKVTIRAICIMRFMVSKRKFKESLRPYDVMDVIEQYSAGHLDMLARIKNLQSRVDQIVGRGTPIADKDRPKAANEELPEDPSMMGRLGKVEKQVLSMERKLDFLVNIYIQRMGIPQAETDAYFGSKEPDPAPPYHSPVDQLEKSQSISKILQVLPGDHVEKNRFVTKMVRSSSSTGHRNYNAPTCPPSTSWQPISSQLHQQAPPPPQRSQGKTPSPVGDGSLVRLPPPPAGERQGGNRSNRHSTGDRGGAERPERRGEGTGGTEGGQEVKPDSDTSISIPSVDHEELERSFSGFSISQSRENLDFLNNDFYSSSADLGDHRGGGRGGGGGTSRCANVRPYIAEGESDSDSELCAPSPHSDQAWTGTK; translated from the exons AGGCCAGCCTGCCAGGAGAAGATATGGCCGACGACAACAAAAGCTGCCACTGTGAGTTCGTCCCTCAGGATCTGACCCCGGGGTTAAAGGTCACCATCAGAGCCATCTG taTCATGCGTTTCATGGTGTCTAAGAGGAAGTTTAAGGAGAGTCTTCGTCCTTATGATGTCATGGATGTGATTGAACAGTATTCAGCTGGACACCTAGACATGCTGGCCCGCATCAAGAACCTCCAGTCAAG GGTGGATCAGATAGTAGGCAGAGGAACACCAATCGCAGATAAGGACCGTCCCAAAGCAGCCAATGAGGAGCTTCCTGAGGACCCTAGCATGATGGGACGGTTGGGGAAGGTGGAGAAGCAG GTCCTGTCCATGGAGAGAAAGTTGGACTTCCTGGTCAACATCTACATCCAGCGAATGGGAATCCCTCAGGCTGAGACCGACGCCTATTTTGGGTCCAAGGAGCCGGACCCTGCCCCGCCCTACCACAGTCCGGTGGATCAGCTGGAGAAGAGCCAGTCCATTTCCAAGATCCTGCA GGTGTTGCCTGGTGACCACGTTGAGAAGAATCGTTTTGTGACGAAGATGGTCCGTTCCAGCAGCTCCACCGGACACAGGAACTACAATGCCCCCACCTGCCCGCCCTCCACCTCCTGGCAGCCAATCAGCTCCCAGCTCCACCAGCAGGCCCCACCACCTCCCCAGCGTAGTCAAGGCAAAACTCCAAGTCCGGTGGGTGACGGGTCACTGGTTCGACTCCCACCTCCTCCGGCTGGAGAGAGGCAGGGCGGGAACCGATCGAACCGGCACAGCACCGGAGACCGAGGTGGGGCAGAGAGaccagagagaagaggagaggggacTGGCGGGACCGAAGGAGGACAGGAGGTGAAGCCGGACAGCGACACATCCATCTCCATCCCGTCTGTAGACCATGAGGAGCTGGAGCGCTCCTTCAGTGGCTTCTCCATCTCCCAGTCCAGAGAAAACCTGGACTTCCTCAACAACGACTTCTACTCCTCCTCCGCCGACCTGGGAGACCaccgaggaggaggacgaggaggaggaggcggcacCTCCCGCTGCGCCAACGTCCGTCCCTACATTGCAGAGGGGGAGTCGGACTCTGACTCGGAGCTCTGTGCCCCCTCGCCACACTCGGACCAGGCCTGGACCGGAACAAAGTAA
- the LOC123987208 gene encoding potassium voltage-gated channel subfamily KQT member 2-like isoform X3 codes for MQDEEFRQKSSPEASLPGEDMADDNKSCHCEFVPQDLTPGLKVTIRAICIMRFMVSKRKFKESLRPYDVMDVIEQYSAGHLDMLARIKNLQSRVDQIVGRGTPIADKDRPKAANEELPEDPSMMGRLGKVEKQVLSMERKLDFLVNIYIQRMGIPQAETDAYFGSKEPDPAPPYHSPVDQLEKSQSISKILQVLPGDHVEKNRFVTKMVRSSSSTGHRNYNAPTCPPSTSWQPISSQLHQQAPPPPQRSQGKTPSPVGDGSLVRLPPPPAGERQGGNRSNRHSTGDRGGAERPERRGEGTGGTEGGQEVKPDSDTSISIPSVDHEELERSFSGFSISQSRENLDFLNNDFYSSSADLGDHRGGGRGGGGGTSRCANVRPYIAEGESDSDSELCAPSPHSDQAWTGTK; via the exons AGGCCAGCCTGCCAGGAGAAGATATGGCCGACGACAACAAAAGCTGCCACTGTGAGTTCGTCCCTCAGGATCTGACCCCGGGGTTAAAGGTCACCATCAGAGCCATCTG taTCATGCGTTTCATGGTGTCTAAGAGGAAGTTTAAGGAGAGTCTTCGTCCTTATGATGTCATGGATGTGATTGAACAGTATTCAGCTGGACACCTAGACATGCTGGCCCGCATCAAGAACCTCCAGTCAAG GGTGGATCAGATAGTAGGCAGAGGAACACCAATCGCAGATAAGGACCGTCCCAAAGCAGCCAATGAGGAGCTTCCTGAGGACCCTAGCATGATGGGACGGTTGGGGAAGGTGGAGAAGCAG GTCCTGTCCATGGAGAGAAAGTTGGACTTCCTGGTCAACATCTACATCCAGCGAATGGGAATCCCTCAGGCTGAGACCGACGCCTATTTTGGGTCCAAGGAGCCGGACCCTGCCCCGCCCTACCACAGTCCGGTGGATCAGCTGGAGAAGAGCCAGTCCATTTCCAAGATCCTGCA GGTGTTGCCTGGTGACCACGTTGAGAAGAATCGTTTTGTGACGAAGATGGTCCGTTCCAGCAGCTCCACCGGACACAGGAACTACAATGCCCCCACCTGCCCGCCCTCCACCTCCTGGCAGCCAATCAGCTCCCAGCTCCACCAGCAGGCCCCACCACCTCCCCAGCGTAGTCAAGGCAAAACTCCAAGTCCGGTGGGTGACGGGTCACTGGTTCGACTCCCACCTCCTCCGGCTGGAGAGAGGCAGGGCGGGAACCGATCGAACCGGCACAGCACCGGAGACCGAGGTGGGGCAGAGAGaccagagagaagaggagaggggacTGGCGGGACCGAAGGAGGACAGGAGGTGAAGCCGGACAGCGACACATCCATCTCCATCCCGTCTGTAGACCATGAGGAGCTGGAGCGCTCCTTCAGTGGCTTCTCCATCTCCCAGTCCAGAGAAAACCTGGACTTCCTCAACAACGACTTCTACTCCTCCTCCGCCGACCTGGGAGACCaccgaggaggaggacgaggaggaggaggcggcacCTCCCGCTGCGCCAACGTCCGTCCCTACATTGCAGAGGGGGAGTCGGACTCTGACTCGGAGCTCTGTGCCCCCTCGCCACACTCGGACCAGGCCTGGACCGGAACAAAGTAA